Genomic segment of Flavobacteriales bacterium:
GCACCCCAAATAAATGCCAAAATGGCAAGAATAACAAAGGGCATTGCGGACGCATTGATTTTCATTATGTTTAAAAAAGTCGGGAAAAATAAGTCTGCTTTATGGCAATAAGCTGCAAATGCCTGATAATTTTGCACATTATTATGAATGTTTTAGTTTTAGGTTCAGGTGGAAGAGAGCACGTTTTTGTCTGGAAATTGGCTCAAAGTGCGTTGGTAGATAAACTTTTCGTAGCACCCGGAAATGCTGGCACTTCCAGCGTTTGTACCAATGTAGATTTAAAAATTCTTGATTTTAAAGGCATTGCCGACTTTTGCTTATCAAATAACATTGATGTCATTATACCTGGTAGCGAAGATCCTTTGGTGGCTGGCATTGCAGATTATTTTTCTGGAAATGATAAACTAAACCACATTTTTGTTTTAGGCCCGAATAAAGAAGCCGCCCAATTAGAAGGAAGTAAAGACTATGCCAAGCAGTTTTTAATTGAAAACAATATCCCAACGGCCCAATATCAAACATTCACATCTGACAATATTGCCGCAGCAAAACAATATGTACGAACCAAAACAGCACCTTATGTTTTAAAAGCCGATGGTTTGGCCGCTGGCAAAGGCGTGGTCATTGCCCAAAATTTAATTGAGGCAGATGCTACGCTGGACGATATGCTGCTGAACAGTAAATTCGGTGCTGCTGGAAATAGCGTTGTTATCGAGGATTTTTTGGATGGAATTGAGTTTTCGGTGTTTGTTTTATGCGATGGAGAAAATTACGTATTACTTCCGGAAGCAAAAGACTATAAGCGAATTGGTGAAGGTGACACAGGCTTAAACACTGGTGGAATGGGGGCGGTGAGCCCGGTGCCATTTGCCGACAAAGCATTGATGGATAAAGTGGTAGAACAAATTATTGAGCCTACAATGCACGGATTAAAACGACGAAACATCCAATATGTGGGGTTTATTTTCTTTGGTTTGATAAATTGCAACGGCCAACCAAAAGTGATAGAATATAATGTACGCATGGGCGACCCAGAAACGGAGGTAGTTTTTCCACGTATAAAAAATGATTTTGGTGAGATGGTGGATTTTTGCCGTAATAAACGATTAATTGACGCTAATATTGAGTTTGAAAGTAAAGTTTGCACAACCATTTTCGCTGTTAGTGGCGGTTACCCTGAAGATTATGAAAAGGGAAAAAGGATGACCATTTCATTGGCTTTGCAAACGGAAATGGTGTTTCATGCCGGTACTCAAAAGTCAGATAATGACATTTTGACAAATGGGGGTAGGGTTGTGGCATTAAGTGCCTTTGGCAATACCATTGCAGATGCTTTAAAGCATAGCTATCAAAATGTTGCAGAAATAAAATTTGACGGAATGTATTACCGAAAAGATATTGGAAAAGACCTTTTAAATAATTAATTATGAGCGTATTAAAGAAAATATTGGGCTACCTCACCTTGAAAAAGGATGAGGAATTTGGGGATACTTCATTTACAAAACCGATGCACCGCATAAACAAAATCAGCATTTTCATGTTTCTATTTGCAATCATTATTTTGCTGATTAAGTTTGCCTTTTAAATCAAATGGAACAGCTTTTGACAAAAGAGAATTAATTAAATAGAATTATTATGTTTTCAGGTGCTTACATGGGGGCTTATCTTATTGGTGGAATCATTGCCTTTGTTGGCATGATTGTTCAGGGAAGGCTCCGTTCAAAATTTAAACAGTACAGCGAAACACCAATTTCGAGTAACTTATCAGGCAAAGAAATAGCTGAAAAAATGCTTCGCGACAACGGAATCTATGACGTAAAAGTTATTTCTGTTCAGGGGCAACTTACAGACCATTACAATCCGGTAAATAAAACGGTAAACCTAAGCGAAGCCGTTTATAACTATAGAAACGCTGCCGCTGCGGCTGTTGCCGCACACGAATGTGGACACGCCGTGCAACATGCCAATGCGTATAGTTGGTTAGAATTTCGCAGCAAAATGGTTCCTGCTGTTAAAATTAGCTCCACATTGGTGCAGTTTGTTTTAATAGGAGGCATTTTAATGGTTAATACCTTTCCAAATCTATTATTGGCCGGTATAGTTCTTTTTGCTGTAACAACGCTTTTTTCGTTTGTTACCCTTCCTGTAGAGTTTGATGCAAGCCGAAGGGCATTGGTTTGGATGCGAACCAGCAACGTGGTTTCAACTCGTGAATTAGAGGACAGTAAAGATGCCTTAAAATGGGCCGCACTTACCTATGTGGTAGCAGCCTTAGGATCTTTGGCAACGTTACTTTATTATGTATCTGTTTATTTAAATAGGAGATAATCTTTGTTTCGCAAGATTTTAATATTCAGCCTGTTGTACATTGCGTTTAACGTAAATGCACAACAATTTAAGGTAAATCTAACGGAGCGGGTGCAGGACGATAAAATATCAAAATCGCTTGCCATACTTCCGGTTTATAAATTTCAATCATCTGTGATTGAACCTTTTAGCATGTTTGGAATTGAAGATAAAAACAAAGAGGAATTAAAACCTCTTCAAATTAAGCAATTGCCTGATATGAAAGGTTTTAAAGACACCGGATACACTTACATATATTTTTCTGGGGCAAACAATGAAGAAAATCAAGGGTATTGTCTTACATTGATTGGAAACTATACCAGAACTGTTCGAACCGTTTACTTCTTTATTGATAGAAACAACAATTTAGATTTTACCGATGACGGCATGCCCGACAGTATGACCTATATGGATGAAACCGTTGATATTTCTTTAAAAAACACTATAAATCCGGAGGCCGAACACCATTTAAAACTTACCAGAGTTCAATATGGCCAAAATTTGGCTTACAAAAAATTGTTGACAGAACACTTTACAAAACATCAAGGAAACAAAATATTTACAGATATCAACTACTGTTTTCGGGAGCAACGAATGAACACCATTGCCGGAACTTATAGAAGTGAAACAGATAGTTTTGTTTTGTCGCTTAAAGATATGAATAACGACGGGTTGTTCAATCAGCCCTGCACAGATAAGTTTTATTGTGGTGGAGTAGGTGATGAAATTCTTACGGAAGAAATGAATTTTGTATTACCCAATAGCAGCGAAATGTACTTTGAATGGAATCGAAAAAGATACCATATTCTTGGTATTGACCCTGCGGGAAAATTTATTGAATTGGAGGTAGCAAAAGAGCAAGAATTAACAAAACAACTTGCTGTTGGTAAAAAGATACCAAAGTTCACCTTTGTAAATACGCAGTATGAAAAGGAAGAAATAAAGAAATATAAGAAAAAACCTGTTTACATATTCTTTTGGGATAGAACAAATTTGAGCGATGATGATACACTTTATCTCGGCAAATTGGAACGAGAATTTGGTGACAAAATTCAAATTGTGGCATTAAATCATGGCGACAAACCCCGCGAAGTGCTTAAAGATCAATACTATAGACTATACCGATGGCATATAGGATTTTCAAGTTATTCATTAGGCAAAATATTCTATATAGAAAGTCTAAACAGAGGTTACTTACTCAAAAAAAGGCTAAAACTTACGAACGATGATATTTCGCCAAAAGAAGTATATGAATTGGTAAGTACTTGGAAATGAAAGACTTTTGGAATTGCCGATATGCGGAGCAAGAATATGCCTACGGCAAAGAACCAAATCAATTTCTATTAGAGTGTTTCTCAAGATTTAATTTTTCTGGAAACATTTTGTTTCCGGCAGAAGGCGAGGGACGAAATGCCGTATATGCTGCACGGCATGGTTTAAAAGTACATGCTTTCGACATCAGTGAAGAAGGCAAAAAGAAGGCTGAAAATCTGGCCGCAGAAAGTGGAGTTTGTATTGAATATGTTGTAGCCGATTTTGAACAGTTTCTAAAAAATGATTTTAAATTTGATACTATAGTTCTCATTTACAATCATTTACCATCAAAGATGATGGAGAAATATGCATCGAGATTGGTTGAAATGCTTCAACCCAATGGTCGAATAATTTTAGAAGGGTTCAGTGAGAATAACTTACCGCTTCGGGAAAAAAATCCTTCGGTGGGCGGGCCTGTAGATGCAGATATGCTCTACACCCTAAAAAAAGTTGAACATTTTTTTAGGGATTTAAAAACAATGTATTTGCAGGAAGAAATAGTGGAGCTGAACGAAGGAAACTATCATAACGGTCTTGCAAGTGTTATTCGATACATTGGAGTAAAAAATTAGAGCAATTCACAATCAATTTTCCTATTTTTACCAAAAAAACAATTCAAAAGAATGAGTGATTTTTTGTGGTTTAAAAGCTATCCCGACTTTGTTTCAAAGAGCATTACGCTCGACAGATACAACAGCATCAACGATATATACAACGATGGCATAAGAAAATATGGCGATAAAGTAGCCTACAAAAACATGGATGTTAATCTGACTTTCAATCAGTTAAATGAACATGTAAATGCTTTTGCCTGGTATATTCAAAACAAAACAAATCTCAAAAAAGGAGATACTGTGGCCGTGCAAATGCCCAATTTGCTTCAATTTCCGGTGGTTATTTTTGCCTGTTTAAAGTTGGGTTTGGTTTTGGTTAACACCAATCCGCTTTACACCGCCGAAGAGATGCGGCATCAATACAAAGATTCTGAGGCGAAAGCAATTATCATTTTAGAAAATTTTGGAGACAAACTTCAAAAAATACTTCCCGAAACAAAAATTGAACTAGTGATTGTGACCACCATCGGCGATATGTTGGGTGGCTTAAAAGGTGCCATAACTAATTTTGTTGTGCGAAAAATTAAGAAAATGGTTCCGGCTCATAGCTTGCCAAATGCCCTAAGTTTTAAGCAAATATTGGCAGAAGGCAAGGGCAAATCGCCAAAACACGTTGAGGTTGGATTGCGTGATTTAGCATTTTTGCAATATACCGGAGGCACCACCGGAGTTTCAAAAGGGGCCATGCTTTCGCACGGAAATATTTGTGCCAATGTGCAGCAGGTAGAAGCGTGGCTCGATAAATTGTTTACAGAAGGGGAGGAGGTTATTATCACTGCACTTCCGCTCTACCACATTTTTGCCTTAACCGCCAATTGCATTGTGTTTTATCGGTATGGAGCCAAAAATGTTTTAATAACCAATCCTCGTGATATGAAATCTTTTTGCAAGGATTTGAAAAAGAATCCGTTTGGTGTTTTAACTGGTGTAAACACGCTGTTTAACGGACTTTTGAATCAAGAGGCATTTAGAAATCTTGATTTTTCTAATTTAAAATTATCGCTTGGTGGTGGTATGGCCGTGCAAGATGCCGTGGCCGACCGTTGGGAAAAAACAACCAATTCACCACTATTAGAGGCTTATGGTTTGTCGGAAACCAGCCCCGCTGCCACCATAAATCCGGTTGACGGAACTCATCAGCGAGGAACTATTGGATTGCCTCTTCCCAATACCGAATTGCAAATTTTTGATGATAATCTCAACATTTTAAAACAGGGAGAAATTGGAGAAATTGGCATAAAAGGACCTCAAGTCATGCATGGTTATTGGAAAAATGATGCGGAAACGAAACGCGTTTTTCATGGCGATTATTTTTTATCGGGAGATGTGGGGTATATGACCGAAGATGGTTTTTTTAAGATAGTTGATAGAAAAAAAGAAATGGTCAATGTATCGGGCTTCAATGTATATCCGAACGAAATTGAGGCCGCCATTATGCAAAACCCAAAGGTGCTTGAGGTGGGTGTGCGAGGGGAGAAAACCGAGAACGGCTCTGAATTTGTAAAGGCGTTTGTCGTAAAAAAGGATTCAAGTCTTTCCGAAAAAGAGGTCATTGAGTTTTGTCATTCTGTGCTTACCAATTATAAAGTGCCGAGAGAAGTGGTTTTTAGAGATGAATTGCCCAAATCAAACGTGGGCAAAATTATGAGGCGACTATTGAAATAAAACAATTTTGAAAAGAACCGGATTTATACTTGTTGCTTTCCTTTTTTTATTGATGATTGTTTTATTGATTTTAACAAAATATCAATATCATAAGCAGTATAAATCCATTCATATAAATAAAACCTTGATTGAAAAAACCTACGAAAACTATGCAGATTTAACCAAAAAAATGGCCGACAAATATGAAATCCCGCAAGAGTATTTATTGGCACTTATTGTTTTAGAATCGTCTGGCAGAAAGGTTATTCCACATCGATTTGAGCCGCGGGTTTTTGAAAAACTTAAAGCGGTTGGCAATGGCAAATCAACTCAATTTGAGGGAATTACAAAGGAGGATTTAAATAATAAATCAGAGGCACAACTGAAACAGTTGGCCAGCAGTTGGGGGCCTTTTCAGATTATGGGTTACAAAAGCATACAAATGAACCTTACTCTTAATGACCTTATTGGGAAAAATGGCTTTGAAACAGCTGTAAAATGGATTATTTCCGATTATGGAAGCTATTTGATTGAGGAAGATTATAAAAACGCTTTTCACATTCACAACACAGGGAAAAAATACCCATTAATTGGTAAGCCAAAAACATTTCACAAAGACTATGTGCCACGTGGTTTGAAGTATGTGGAAGAGTTTCACAAAATGTGCGGTTAAATAGAATAATACCAATCAATTTTCAACAATTGGCTTCCTATATTTGCCGCTCTTTGATTTTAATATGAAATTCAATACAAAAACAATTCATGCCGGCGTGCACCCCGACCCAACTACCGGTGCCATTATGACCCCAATTTATCAAACTTCAACCTATGCACAGGCATCGCCCGGCAACCATAAGGGCTATGAATATAGCCGAACTCACAACCCAACCAGAACCCAACTTCAAGACAATTTGGCTGCATTGGAAAATGCCAAACATGGCCTTTGTTTTAGCAGCGGCATGGCCGCTATTGATGCGGTAATAAAATTACTTTCTCCTGGTGATGAGGTTATTTCTACCAACGATTTGTACGGCGGTTCATATCGAATTTTTACTAAAATTTTCGAGTTTTATGGCATCAAGTTTCACTTTGTGGATATGGCCAATTTGGAAGCTGTTAAGCAAAAAATTTCTGACAAAACAAAACTCTTTTGGGTAGAAACACCAACCAATCCTTTGTTAAAAATTATTGATATTGAAGCCATTTCTGCTATTGCAAAGTCGGCCAATTCATTGCTTTGTGTTGACAATACCTTTGCATCGCCATACCTACAAAACCCAATGAACTTGGGTGCTGATATTGTGATGCATTCTGTAACAAAATATCTCAATGGACATTCGGATGTAGTTATGGGTGCATTGCTTTGTAATTCAGACCAATTACATGAAAGGTTAAGTTTTATTCAAAATAGTTGCGGAGGCACACCCGGCCCACAAGATTGTTTTTTGGTGCTACGAGGTATAAAAACTCTTCATCTCCGAATGCAACGACACTGTGAGAATGGCGAAAAAATTGCCCATTTTCTTAAAAATCACTCCAAAGTAGCACAGGTTTATTGGCCAGGTTTTGAGAGCCATCCAAACCATGAGGTTGCTAAAAAACAAATGAGTGGTTTTGGTGGTATGATGTCGTTCACATTGCACGGCGATCGTTTGGATGAAGCACAAAAGGTAATCAGCAAAACGAAACTATTTACGTTGGCCGAATCATTGGGTGGTGTTGAGTCGCTTTGTGGCCACCCCGCCAGCATGACTCATGCATCTATACCAAAAGCAGAACGAGAAAAGGCAGGTTTGAAAGACTCATTGATTCGATTGAGTGTAGGCATTGAGGATGTTGATGATTTAATTGAAGATCTAAAGCAGGCAATAGGCTAATGTGGCTTCTCGCTCTTGCCATAGCCCCGGGTATAGCCATTAGTATTTATATCTATTGGAAGGATAAATACGACAAAGAACCCGCCAGGTTATTGATTGCTGCTTTTCTTTGGGGAATAGCCAGCACCATTCCTACCCTTATGCTTGAAGGAATTGTAGAAGGTGCGGGAATTTTTCATCAGACGAGCCTTGTAAAAACTGCCATATACTCGTTTGCAGGTATTGGGCTAATTGAAGAACTCTGCAAGTTTTTGTTTGTCTATATTTTTCTTTTTCCCAAAGCTGCTTTCGACGAACCATTTGATGGAATAACCTATTCGGTTTTAGTGGCAATGGGCTTTGCAACCCTCGAAAATATAGCGTATGTGGTTGATAACGGACTTTCTACAGCTATTGTTAGAATGTTTACAGCCGTTCCGGCACATGCCGCATTTGGTGTAATTATGGGCTTTTTTATGGGGTTGGCCAAGTTTGATAAAAGCCAATCCAACACCTATTTGGCTTATGCGGTTTTCGTTCCGGCCATATTGCATGCGGCCTACGATTTTCCGTTAATTTTGAGTATATCTCAAACTCCTGAGTGGATTGGAGAATACAAAATATTAGGAGCTTTTATTACTCTAATCATCGCCATTTGGCTTTCGCGAAGAGCAATAAAGATTCATCAATACAACTCACCATTTAAATAGGTTTGAGTGATTTTCTGAAAATCAAATCTTTACTTGATGATTGGTACCAAAAAACCAATCATATTCGATTTATTGAGAATGACCCTATTTCTATTCCTCATAAATTCAGGAAACTGCCAGATATAGAAATTGCCGGTTTTTTTGCGGCCATCATGGCATGGGGAAACCGCAAAACCATTGTTTTAAAATGTACTGACCTTTTAAATCGGATGGATAATGCTCCGCATGATTTTGTTAGTCATGCAAAAAAAAGTGAATTGGAAAGACTAAAAGGTTTTGTGCATCGAACACTCAACGAAACAGATGTGCTTTATTTGGTTGATTTTTTTTGTCGATGGTATGCAGAAAACGATAGTTTGGAAAAGGCTTTTTCGAGGTTTATTACTCCAACGGATACATCGGTAGAAAAAGGTTTAATAGGATTCCGAAATCTGGTTTTTAACACTGAATATGTTCCAAAACGAACTCAAAAACACATTTCGAGTCCTGTCACCAATTCTGCCACCAAACGAATAAATATGTATTTGAGGTGGATGGTTAGAAAAGATAGGAGCGGGGTTGATTTTGGTTTGTGGAACGATATAAATCCAAATCAACTGGTTTGTCCGCTGGATGTTCATGTACACAGAGTTGCCAGCCATTTGGATTTGCTTACGCGACCGCAATCTGACTGGAAAGCGGCCATTGAATTGACAAATAATCTAAAAAAGTTTGATGCCGACGACCCCATAAAATATGATTTTGCCTTATTTGGTTTGGGGTTGGCAGGTTTTGCTAAATAAAAAAGGCCTCACAAAGTGAGGCCTTTTATCTATCTAAAATATTTTGTGTTTATTGAACAGTTACTGGTTTTGTAACCATACCAAAATCGGTAACCAACTGAATGTAGTAAACACCAGCAGCCAAATTAGATACATCAATTGTAGCAGAATTTGAGCCTTGGCTTAAATTACCTAAATTTTCAGTTGACAATTCTTGACCGTTTGTATTCAACACTTTTACTTCAACATTTGAAGAACCTGTTAAATCAAACTCAACATTTACATTGTTTGTAGCAGGGTTTGGATAAATATTGAATGAGTTGCTCGCAGTCAAATCAATTACTCCACTTGTCAAATCAGCATAAGCTGCTTGATACACCTCTTTGGTCGTAGAATTTTGCAACCAAACAATTACTTGCAAGTCGCTAAACTCCTCTACAGAGTTTGCAGTGGTGTGGTTTATCCAGTTTGCTTGCGAACCATCGGCAGGCAGCTTATAATCACCATTAAAGGTATAAGAATATGTTTTTGAAACTTTGCTTCCTTTAGTTAAAGTGCCAATGTTTTGACCAGAACCACCTGTCATCATTTTTTTCATAACATGGGTAAACTCTGTTTCGCCATTAGATTTTACGTTTTGATAGGTTGTACCTTCCACAATAGCAACATGAAGCAAATTGGTGCCAGAAAAATCTGCAGCTGGATCTAATTCAATATTTACAGCTACTGTTTTTCCATACATTTTTGTGGCAGTGGCGGTAATACCAACAAACGATGGTTTGTCTTTAGAATCGTTGTGCATCTGAGCAGTAAATGATTGAGCATTTCCATCCCAACCACCGTCTATTTCCATTCTTGGAATAGAGTTGATAGCGTAATAGTTTCTTCTATCGTTCGATTCTGCCGTGCAGTATGGGTCACCAGTTCCTGGCCAGCTTTGTTGAAACTTAATGTATACGCATTCATCTTCTTTACTGTCTATTACATTATGGAAATTAGCATTTCCAGGGTTACAAGGTCCACAAGTTGAAGATGTGAAAATTTCGTACAATGGCAATCTTTGGAATACCTTATCATGTACATTAAATGTAAAATTCATTTCATCGTTTGCCATATTAGCATCTGCGTTTCCGTTTGGCATTGACGTCCAAACTTTTATATCAAACTTGCCAATTTGAGGAAAAGTGTATGCAGTTGGGTGTGTAAAATTGTAATATGCACCTGGGGCGATATTTACACCAGAAATATTTTGAGTTACATCCGCACCGCCATTCACGCTATAGTTGATGTCGAAGCTCGTGATTGCGTTTGCACCAATATTTCTGAAGGTTCCCTTTACGCTTGCCGAACCATTGGCTAACACATAATCTGGTTTCATATCAATGTCAGTTAGCATAATGTCTTCTCCAGCTTGTGTGCCTGGGTAGAAAGCATAGTACA
This window contains:
- a CDS encoding cystathionine gamma-synthase, with protein sequence MKFNTKTIHAGVHPDPTTGAIMTPIYQTSTYAQASPGNHKGYEYSRTHNPTRTQLQDNLAALENAKHGLCFSSGMAAIDAVIKLLSPGDEVISTNDLYGGSYRIFTKIFEFYGIKFHFVDMANLEAVKQKISDKTKLFWVETPTNPLLKIIDIEAISAIAKSANSLLCVDNTFASPYLQNPMNLGADIVMHSVTKYLNGHSDVVMGALLCNSDQLHERLSFIQNSCGGTPGPQDCFLVLRGIKTLHLRMQRHCENGEKIAHFLKNHSKVAQVYWPGFESHPNHEVAKKQMSGFGGMMSFTLHGDRLDEAQKVISKTKLFTLAESLGGVESLCGHPASMTHASIPKAEREKAGLKDSLIRLSVGIEDVDDLIEDLKQAIG
- a CDS encoding class I SAM-dependent methyltransferase; this encodes MKDFWNCRYAEQEYAYGKEPNQFLLECFSRFNFSGNILFPAEGEGRNAVYAARHGLKVHAFDISEEGKKKAENLAAESGVCIEYVVADFEQFLKNDFKFDTIVLIYNHLPSKMMEKYASRLVEMLQPNGRIILEGFSENNLPLREKNPSVGGPVDADMLYTLKKVEHFFRDLKTMYLQEEIVELNEGNYHNGLASVIRYIGVKN
- a CDS encoding zinc metallopeptidase, encoding MGAYLIGGIIAFVGMIVQGRLRSKFKQYSETPISSNLSGKEIAEKMLRDNGIYDVKVISVQGQLTDHYNPVNKTVNLSEAVYNYRNAAAAAVAAHECGHAVQHANAYSWLEFRSKMVPAVKISSTLVQFVLIGGILMVNTFPNLLLAGIVLFAVTTLFSFVTLPVEFDASRRALVWMRTSNVVSTRELEDSKDALKWAALTYVVAALGSLATLLYYVSVYLNRR
- the purD gene encoding phosphoribosylamine--glycine ligase; its protein translation is MNVLVLGSGGREHVFVWKLAQSALVDKLFVAPGNAGTSSVCTNVDLKILDFKGIADFCLSNNIDVIIPGSEDPLVAGIADYFSGNDKLNHIFVLGPNKEAAQLEGSKDYAKQFLIENNIPTAQYQTFTSDNIAAAKQYVRTKTAPYVLKADGLAAGKGVVIAQNLIEADATLDDMLLNSKFGAAGNSVVIEDFLDGIEFSVFVLCDGENYVLLPEAKDYKRIGEGDTGLNTGGMGAVSPVPFADKALMDKVVEQIIEPTMHGLKRRNIQYVGFIFFGLINCNGQPKVIEYNVRMGDPETEVVFPRIKNDFGEMVDFCRNKRLIDANIEFESKVCTTIFAVSGGYPEDYEKGKRMTISLALQTEMVFHAGTQKSDNDILTNGGRVVALSAFGNTIADALKHSYQNVAEIKFDGMYYRKDIGKDLLNN
- a CDS encoding PrsW family intramembrane metalloprotease; amino-acid sequence: MWLLALAIAPGIAISIYIYWKDKYDKEPARLLIAAFLWGIASTIPTLMLEGIVEGAGIFHQTSLVKTAIYSFAGIGLIEELCKFLFVYIFLFPKAAFDEPFDGITYSVLVAMGFATLENIAYVVDNGLSTAIVRMFTAVPAHAAFGVIMGFFMGLAKFDKSQSNTYLAYAVFVPAILHAAYDFPLILSISQTPEWIGEYKILGAFITLIIAIWLSRRAIKIHQYNSPFK
- a CDS encoding AMP-binding protein gives rise to the protein MSDFLWFKSYPDFVSKSITLDRYNSINDIYNDGIRKYGDKVAYKNMDVNLTFNQLNEHVNAFAWYIQNKTNLKKGDTVAVQMPNLLQFPVVIFACLKLGLVLVNTNPLYTAEEMRHQYKDSEAKAIIILENFGDKLQKILPETKIELVIVTTIGDMLGGLKGAITNFVVRKIKKMVPAHSLPNALSFKQILAEGKGKSPKHVEVGLRDLAFLQYTGGTTGVSKGAMLSHGNICANVQQVEAWLDKLFTEGEEVIITALPLYHIFALTANCIVFYRYGAKNVLITNPRDMKSFCKDLKKNPFGVLTGVNTLFNGLLNQEAFRNLDFSNLKLSLGGGMAVQDAVADRWEKTTNSPLLEAYGLSETSPAATINPVDGTHQRGTIGLPLPNTELQIFDDNLNILKQGEIGEIGIKGPQVMHGYWKNDAETKRVFHGDYFLSGDVGYMTEDGFFKIVDRKKEMVNVSGFNVYPNEIEAAIMQNPKVLEVGVRGEKTENGSEFVKAFVVKKDSSLSEKEVIEFCHSVLTNYKVPREVVFRDELPKSNVGKIMRRLLK
- a CDS encoding Omp28-related outer membrane protein codes for the protein MKKFTLILLALSLSIVGKSQYYILDWELGQNPGNLNNDPEYPVGGGLPNTWTTVMTGPVTGWSGDINIPFTFNFNGSDYTTCKVGEGLLTFGTPSSYPGNTNAALPSTSLPDNTIAIWGITVGSGDFIVSKTFGSSPNRQFWVQMNTAGHPNLKSGWAYWSIVLEEGTNNIYIVDQRNQCTNGTTACTDKTAFTVGLQFDGSNAISLAGSPSVQNRAGNDATPVDNVYYAFYPGTQAGEDIMLTDIDMKPDYVLANGSASVKGTFRNIGANAITSFDINYSVNGGADVTQNISGVNIAPGAYYNFTHPTAYTFPQIGKFDIKVWTSMPNGNADANMANDEMNFTFNVHDKVFQRLPLYEIFTSSTCGPCNPGNANFHNVIDSKEDECVYIKFQQSWPGTGDPYCTAESNDRRNYYAINSIPRMEIDGGWDGNAQSFTAQMHNDSKDKPSFVGITATATKMYGKTVAVNIELDPAADFSGTNLLHVAIVEGTTYQNVKSNGETEFTHVMKKMMTGGSGQNIGTLTKGSKVSKTYSYTFNGDYKLPADGSQANWINHTTANSVEEFSDLQVIVWLQNSTTKEVYQAAYADLTSGVIDLTASNSFNIYPNPATNNVNVEFDLTGSSNVEVKVLNTNGQELSTENLGNLSQGSNSATIDVSNLAAGVYYIQLVTDFGMVTKPVTVQ
- a CDS encoding TIGR02757 family protein, producing MSDFLKIKSLLDDWYQKTNHIRFIENDPISIPHKFRKLPDIEIAGFFAAIMAWGNRKTIVLKCTDLLNRMDNAPHDFVSHAKKSELERLKGFVHRTLNETDVLYLVDFFCRWYAENDSLEKAFSRFITPTDTSVEKGLIGFRNLVFNTEYVPKRTQKHISSPVTNSATKRINMYLRWMVRKDRSGVDFGLWNDINPNQLVCPLDVHVHRVASHLDLLTRPQSDWKAAIELTNNLKKFDADDPIKYDFALFGLGLAGFAK